One stretch of Siphonobacter curvatus DNA includes these proteins:
- the ggt gene encoding gamma-glutamyltransferase: MRYLSLAFLSLLLLTVACRKSTPKISKGAYEFITDDPNAQPIVYTKKGVFEKHVMVAAAHPEASRVGAAIMKKGGNAVDAAVGTFFALAVAFPWAGNLGGGGFMVFRAKDGQSYSLDFREKAPAAAYRDMYLDSLGNVIPNMAWLGHSASGVPGSVDGMVEAHRKFGKLPWKDVIQPAIELAEKGVVLTENEAKGLNRVRSDIKKYNPGKTYYLKTGADTTWKMGDLFVQMDLGKTLRRIQEKGRAGFYEGETARLLIQEMAVAKAPIVQKDLDAYHSAWRTPITGTYRGHKVISMPPTSSGGIALVQLLKMVEPFPLKRWGWHADSTTQVMIEAERRVYADRAKWLGDPDFFKVPVNELLDSAYLRKRWSDFNWAKASDSQAIAGGAIPGYESNETTHFSVVDAEGNAVSITTTINNGYGSRVVVGGAGFLMNDEMEDFAVKPGVPNVFGLVGSEANSVQPGKRMLSSMTPTIVEKDGKLFMVVGTPGGSTIITSVFQTILNVIDHGMSMQEAVNALKFHHQWLPDRTTFERGAFSTQALNALKAKGYAIEPQTGTLGRMDCILILPDGRLEGGSDPRADNTSIGW; the protein is encoded by the coding sequence ATGCGATATCTTTCCCTGGCCTTTCTCTCCCTGCTCCTGCTGACGGTTGCCTGCCGAAAAAGCACGCCGAAAATCAGCAAAGGAGCCTATGAATTCATTACGGACGACCCCAACGCCCAGCCTATCGTCTACACCAAAAAGGGTGTTTTTGAAAAGCATGTCATGGTTGCTGCGGCTCACCCGGAAGCTTCGCGGGTAGGTGCGGCAATCATGAAAAAAGGCGGCAATGCCGTTGATGCGGCCGTAGGTACGTTTTTCGCTCTGGCGGTGGCCTTTCCCTGGGCCGGAAACCTCGGAGGTGGTGGCTTTATGGTGTTTCGGGCGAAAGACGGACAGAGTTATTCGCTGGATTTTCGGGAAAAAGCTCCCGCCGCCGCTTATCGGGATATGTATCTGGATTCACTCGGCAATGTTATTCCCAATATGGCCTGGCTGGGGCATTCGGCGAGTGGCGTTCCGGGTTCGGTGGATGGCATGGTGGAAGCTCATCGAAAATTCGGTAAACTTCCCTGGAAGGACGTCATTCAACCCGCCATTGAGCTGGCTGAAAAAGGCGTTGTCCTCACCGAAAACGAAGCTAAGGGCCTTAACCGCGTCCGTTCCGACATCAAAAAGTACAATCCCGGAAAAACCTATTACCTGAAAACCGGAGCCGATACCACCTGGAAAATGGGCGATCTTTTCGTCCAGATGGATTTAGGGAAAACCCTCCGTCGCATTCAGGAAAAAGGCCGGGCGGGTTTTTACGAGGGCGAAACGGCCCGCCTGCTGATTCAGGAAATGGCCGTAGCGAAAGCCCCTATCGTTCAGAAAGACCTTGATGCGTATCATTCCGCCTGGCGAACGCCCATTACAGGTACATACCGGGGGCACAAAGTCATTTCCATGCCACCCACCTCTTCGGGCGGTATAGCACTGGTGCAATTGCTGAAGATGGTAGAACCTTTTCCTTTGAAACGCTGGGGCTGGCACGCTGACTCGACCACGCAGGTCATGATCGAAGCCGAACGCCGCGTGTACGCTGACCGGGCCAAATGGCTCGGCGACCCGGATTTTTTCAAAGTCCCGGTGAACGAATTACTGGATTCGGCATACCTACGCAAACGCTGGAGCGATTTCAACTGGGCGAAGGCCAGCGATTCGCAGGCTATTGCGGGCGGAGCCATTCCCGGCTACGAAAGCAACGAAACGACGCATTTTTCCGTCGTTGATGCGGAAGGCAATGCGGTATCCATCACGACCACGATTAACAATGGCTACGGAAGTCGGGTCGTAGTGGGCGGAGCTGGTTTTCTGATGAACGATGAGATGGAAGACTTCGCCGTAAAACCGGGCGTACCAAACGTATTCGGACTGGTAGGTTCCGAAGCCAATTCCGTACAGCCGGGCAAACGCATGCTTTCCAGTATGACACCAACGATTGTGGAAAAAGACGGCAAATTGTTCATGGTTGTAGGTACGCCCGGTGGCTCTACTATCATCACCAGCGTTTTCCAGACCATTCTGAACGTCATTGACCACGGGATGAGTATGCAAGAAGCGGTCAACGCTCTCAAGTTTCACCACCAGTGGCTGCCTGACCGTACCACTTTTGAACGGGGAGCTTTTTCGACTCAGGCATTAAATGCCCTAAAGGCAAAAGGCTACGCTATTGAACCGCAAACCGGCACTCTGGGCCGTATGGATTGTATTCTGATCTTACCGGATGGCCGACTGGAAGGCGGCTCCGATCCCCGGGCGGATAATACGAGTATCGGTTGGTAA
- a CDS encoding NAD(P)/FAD-dependent oxidoreductase translates to MTFDTIIIGGSYAGLSAAMTLGRSLRKVLIIDSGEPCNRQTPRAHNFITHDGHSPDQIRSLAKEQVLQYDTVTFQADKAIKAQKLSNGFEVRTESGDTYTGRTILLATGVSDQMRPIPGFAECWGTSIIHCPYCHGYEVRNSPIGILSNSGVTYDFVRLLSNWSKDLHVFTDGPCELPEDDCTKLRKHGIPVIEDEIQEFRHEAGQLKTIVFKNGLTTDFPTLFVRTPFSFATDLHEQLGCKLTEDGYIQVDAFQRATVPGVFAAGDAAHAFRAVSVATGSGTTAGAYIHHDLMHEEEPLA, encoded by the coding sequence ATGACCTTTGATACCATTATTATAGGGGGCAGTTATGCTGGCCTTTCGGCGGCCATGACCCTGGGTCGTTCGCTGCGGAAGGTGCTCATCATTGATAGCGGCGAGCCCTGCAACCGTCAGACCCCACGAGCCCACAATTTCATTACGCACGACGGGCATTCACCCGATCAGATCCGTAGCCTGGCCAAAGAACAAGTCCTGCAGTACGATACCGTTACCTTTCAGGCAGACAAAGCCATTAAAGCTCAAAAATTGAGTAACGGTTTTGAAGTGCGAACGGAATCAGGCGATACGTACACGGGTCGAACCATCCTACTAGCCACGGGCGTTTCGGATCAAATGCGACCCATTCCCGGCTTTGCGGAATGTTGGGGTACGTCCATCATCCACTGCCCTTATTGCCACGGTTACGAAGTGCGTAATTCACCCATCGGCATTTTGAGCAACAGCGGCGTAACGTATGATTTTGTCCGTTTACTGAGCAACTGGTCAAAAGACCTGCATGTATTTACCGATGGTCCCTGCGAATTGCCCGAGGATGATTGCACCAAGCTCAGAAAGCACGGCATTCCAGTGATTGAAGATGAAATTCAGGAATTCCGGCACGAAGCGGGACAACTGAAAACCATCGTTTTCAAAAATGGACTAACTACGGATTTTCCAACGCTCTTCGTACGAACGCCTTTCAGTTTTGCTACGGACCTGCACGAACAATTGGGCTGTAAGCTTACCGAGGACGGATACATTCAGGTGGACGCCTTTCAACGGGCTACGGTACCGGGCGTTTTTGCGGCGGGAGACGCGGCCCACGCCTTTCGGGCCGTATCCGTTGCAACGGGCTCGGGTACTACGGCTGGGGCATACATCCACCATGATTTAATGCACGAGGAAGAGCCATTAGCATAG
- a CDS encoding ABC transporter ATP-binding protein — MARKRNTETSEHQPSFRERFAALRNLPAFFRQIWQTSPSLTILNFVLRLIRSTVPTATLYVGKLIVDEVIRLANAHSTDLTHLWTLVAIEFGLAIGSDLLSRGINLSESLLGDWYAHQTSVRLMQHAATLDLAQFENATFYDKLERARQQTAGRTQLLSQTFSQVQDLLTIASLAIGLISFAPWLLLLLLVAVIPSFLGELHFNAKSYSLLYGWTPQRRELDYYRYLGASDDTAKEVKLFGLSDFLINRYRTLSEQYFHENRKLALERASWGSLLLAIGTVGYYAAYGYMIFQTVQGRVTLGDLTFLAGSFRQVRSLLEGILGRFNSISQGALYLKDLFEFFEIQPQIVSPVSPRPFPVPIREGFVFEGVGFKYPNSEKWAVRNLSFHLRAGEKLALVGENGAGKTTLVKLLGRLYDPDEGRILLDGYDLKAYNLEELRTHIGVIFQDYLRFQFSAGDNIAVGDIVERENLPALERAAEDSLADAVIAGLPLGYEQPLGRRFSGGVELSGGQWQKVALARAYLREADLLILDEPTSALDARAEYEVFQRFAELTKGKTAVLISHRFSTVRMADRILVLEGGKVLEMGTHEELLAQQGRYAELFELQAEGYR, encoded by the coding sequence ATGGCAAGAAAACGTAATACTGAAACTTCTGAACATCAACCTTCCTTTCGCGAACGATTTGCGGCTTTGCGAAATCTGCCTGCTTTCTTCCGGCAAATCTGGCAAACGAGTCCTTCCCTGACGATTCTGAATTTTGTTTTACGACTGATTCGCTCGACCGTACCAACGGCTACGCTGTACGTGGGCAAACTCATTGTCGATGAGGTGATTCGCTTAGCAAATGCTCACAGTACTGATCTAACCCACTTGTGGACCTTAGTCGCGATTGAGTTTGGACTGGCCATCGGGAGTGACCTTCTGAGCCGGGGAATTAACCTCAGTGAGAGTCTACTGGGGGACTGGTACGCTCACCAAACTTCCGTCCGGCTGATGCAACACGCCGCTACGCTGGATCTGGCTCAGTTTGAAAACGCGACTTTTTACGATAAACTCGAACGTGCCCGGCAACAAACGGCGGGGCGTACGCAACTGCTGTCCCAAACCTTTTCACAGGTACAGGATCTGTTGACGATTGCTTCCCTGGCCATTGGGCTGATCAGTTTTGCTCCCTGGTTGTTACTGTTGTTACTCGTCGCCGTGATTCCTTCGTTTCTGGGAGAATTGCACTTCAACGCGAAAAGTTATTCGCTGCTTTACGGCTGGACGCCCCAACGCCGGGAGCTGGATTATTACCGGTACCTCGGAGCCAGCGACGATACCGCAAAGGAGGTGAAACTATTCGGCCTGTCCGATTTTCTGATTAACCGCTACCGGACGCTTTCGGAGCAGTACTTCCACGAAAACCGGAAGCTTGCTTTGGAGCGGGCGAGCTGGGGCAGTTTGCTGCTGGCGATTGGTACGGTGGGTTATTACGCCGCGTATGGCTACATGATTTTCCAGACCGTGCAGGGTCGCGTTACGCTGGGGGATCTGACGTTCCTGGCGGGTTCGTTCCGGCAAGTACGGAGTTTGCTCGAAGGCATCCTGGGACGCTTCAATAGCATTTCCCAGGGAGCGTTATACCTGAAAGATCTTTTTGAATTCTTTGAAATTCAGCCACAGATTGTATCCCCCGTATCGCCCCGACCGTTCCCGGTACCCATTCGCGAAGGCTTTGTTTTTGAAGGGGTAGGTTTCAAGTATCCCAACTCAGAAAAGTGGGCCGTTCGCAATCTGAGCTTTCATTTGCGAGCCGGGGAAAAACTGGCTTTAGTTGGCGAAAATGGAGCCGGAAAAACGACGTTAGTAAAACTACTGGGCCGTTTATACGATCCGGATGAAGGACGTATCCTCCTCGATGGGTATGATTTAAAAGCGTACAATCTGGAAGAACTTCGTACGCACATTGGAGTTATTTTTCAAGATTACCTACGCTTTCAGTTTTCGGCGGGAGATAACATTGCCGTCGGCGACATTGTCGAACGGGAGAATCTACCCGCTCTGGAACGAGCCGCTGAAGATAGTCTGGCCGATGCCGTGATTGCAGGCTTACCGCTGGGCTACGAACAGCCGCTGGGCCGTCGGTTTTCGGGTGGGGTGGAATTATCGGGTGGTCAGTGGCAGAAAGTAGCTCTGGCCCGGGCGTACCTCCGCGAAGCCGATCTGTTGATTCTGGATGAACCGACCTCCGCTCTGGACGCCCGAGCTGAATACGAAGTTTTCCAGCGGTTCGCAGAATTGACGAAAGGAAAAACGGCGGTGCTGATTTCGCACCGATTTAGCACCGTTCGCATGGCTGATCGTATTCTGGTACTGGAAGGAGGGAAGGTCTTGGAAATGGGTACGCACGAAGAGTTGCTAGCCCAGCAGGGACGGTATGCGGAATTGTTCGAATTACAAGCCGAAGGATACCGCTAA